A stretch of the Nicotiana tabacum cultivar K326 chromosome 6, ASM71507v2, whole genome shotgun sequence genome encodes the following:
- the LOC107760076 gene encoding protein indeterminate-domain 7-like has product MIKGFMNQQNQPVVVEENMSNLTSASGEAASVSSCNRNDNNNNNTITGGIYPPQYNFAPPNQQVQAQHQIKKKRNQPGNPDPGAEVIALSPKTLMATNRFVCEICNKGFQRDQNLQLHRRGHNLPWKLKQRTSKEIRKKVYVCPEPSCLHHDPSRALGDLTGIKKHFCRKHGEKKWKCEKCSKKYAVQSDWKAHSKTCGTKEYRCDCGTLFSRRDSFITHRAFCDALAEETARAITGDPILPSQTASSSHMNLQFHPSQFNSHEFPATFSLKKEQQTGFNLRPEIPPWLMTCQPLVGTGGPGPGLPPPQPIDLSSSIFQSTRFDQDYTPNHGQDVNPNPSPNFNSTGGLGSPHISATALLQKAAQMGATMSNKSSTVSAAATGPSPTMLMRPHQFHVSAAAVESVSNNTTDVGLNLSSSEDLTTGFLNSLTSYGNKAATITVAAAAATATVSPLTSAPSPTSFLMTSFSSANTTGFEGSNFEDEFGGIGILNSKKGNDANDDMTKDFLGLRPLSHSDIFNIAGLVNTTSNENQSQNHKTWQS; this is encoded by the exons ATGATAAAAGGTTTTATGAATCAACAAAATCAACCTGTTGTGGTAGAGGAAAACATGTCCAATTTAACATCTGCATCTGGTGAAGCAGCAAGTGTATCTTCTTGCAATcgaaatgataataataataataatactattaCGGGAGGAATCTATCCCCCTCAGTATAACTTTGCTCCTCCAAATCAACAAGTTCAGGCTCAACATCAAATCAAGAAAAAGAGAAACCAACCAGGCAATCCAG ACCCTGGTGCTGAAGTGATAGCTTTATCACCAAAAACACTAATGGCAACAAATAgatttgtttgtgaaatttgCAACAAAGGATTTCAAAGAGATCAGAATTTGCAGCTTCACAGAAGAGGACACAATTTGCCATGGAAACTCAAGCAGAGAACAAGCAAAGAAATAAGAAAGAAAGTTTATGTTTGTCCAGAGCCAAGTTGTCTACACCATGACCCATCTAGAGCACTTGGAGATCTCACTGGAATCAAGAAACACTTTTGCAGAAAACATGGTGAAAAGAAGTGGAAATGTGAGAAATGTTCAAAGAAATATGCAGTTCAATCTGACTGGAAAGCTCACTCTAAGACTTGTGGTACTAAAGAGTATAGATGTGATTGTGGAACTCTTTTCTCAAG gAGGGATAGTTTCATCACACACCGAGCATTTTGTGACGCTTTAGCAGAAGAGACTGCAAGAGCAATAACAGGAGATCCAATTCTTCCATCTCAAACTGCTTCTTCTTCTCACATGAACCTTCAGTTTCATCCATCTCAGTTTAATAGCCATGAATTTCCAGCTACATTTTCTTTGAAGAAAGAGCAACAAACCGGTTTCAACTTGAGGCCTGAGATTCCGCCATGGCTAATGACTTGCCAACCATTGGTTGGCACTGGTGGTCCAGGTCCTGGTCTACCACCACCGCAACCCATTGACCTAAGCTCGTCGATTTTCCAATCGACTAGGTTCGATCAGGACTACACGCCGAACCACGGCCAAGACGTAAACCCTAACCCTAGTCCTAATTTCAATTCAACAGGAGGACTAGGCTCTCCGCATATTTCTGCAACAGCGTTGCTGCAGAAGGCAGCACAGATGGGTGCGACTATGAGTAACAAATCCAGTACTGTCTCTGCAGCAGCCACAGGCCCAAGCCCAACCATGCTAATGAGACCCCACCAATTTCACGTGTCTGCTGCAGCTGTTGAGTCTGTTAGCAACAACACAACTGATGTTGGGCTTAATTTGTCCTCAAGTGAAGACCTCACTACTGGGTTTTTGAATAGCTTAACTTCATATGGGAATAAAGCTGCTACTattactgttgctgctgctgctgctactgctacagTCAGTCCATTAACAAGTGCACCATCTCCCACTTCTTTTTTGATGACTTCGTTTTCTTCTGCTAATACTACTGGATTTGAAGGGTCAAATTTCGAAGATGAATTTGGTGGCATTGGCATTTTGAATTCGAAGAAAGGAAATGACGCTAATGATGATATGACCAAAGATTTCTTGGGTTTAAGACCTCTTTCTCATAGCGATATTTTCAACATAGCTGGTCTAGTTAATACTACTTCAAATGAGAATCAGTCTCAGAATCACAAAACATGGCAAAGTTAA